A window of Cetobacterium somerae ATCC BAA-474 genomic DNA:
CTTTAATTTTTCAAATTTTAGAATTCCTTCAATGACACTTTCTATTTCTTGCTTATCAAAAAATATCCCTGTTATTTTATCTTCAATAGTTTCCAATGCTCCACCTTTACCATATGCTATTACTGGTCTTCCACATGCCTGAGCTTCTAAAGGAATAATTCCAAAATCTTCTTCTGCACAAAAAATCATAGCTTTACACCTTTGAAGATAATCTTTTACCTCTTCATCAGAAATTCTTCCTGTAAAAGTTATATTATTATTCGCCAAAGATTTTAAATAATCTCTTTGTTCTCCATCTCCAATTACGACTAGCTTTCTATTAAGTTTTTTACATGCTTCTATAGCAAGGTCAATTCGTTTATATGACACAAATCTAGAGAACACAACATAAAAATCCTCTGATTCTTTTCCATTTGGTGAAAGTCTATCTATATCAACAGGCGGATAAACAACTTGACACTCTCTATTCCAAAATTTATTTATTCTTTTTGCTACATAATTAGAATTTGCTAGGATTATATCTATCCTTTGAGAGCTTGTATAATCCCATTGCCTTAAATTTTTCATAAATATACTCATAAAGAAGCTTGTTAATTTTCCACTACGTTTTTTATAATCATGGTATAAATCCCAAGCATATCTCATAGGAGAATGTATATAAGATATATGTTTTGTATTTGGACCTGTAACAACTCCTTTTGCACAACATGATGAACTAGATATTACCAAATCATATTCACTTAAATCTAACTCCTCAAAAGCATATGGCATAAAAGGTAATAACTTTGTATATATTTTTGTTGCTTTCGGAAATTTTTGAATAAATGTAGTTTTTACTTTTTCTTTAGAAAAAGTTGCACCTATTTTTTTTTCATCATAAACTAACGTATATATATCAGCATTCGGATATATTTCTAAAAAAGCTTCTACAACTCTTTCAGCTCCACCATAGTTTACAAGCCAATCATGTATTATTGCAACTTTTCTCATTAAGCGTCTCTCCTTATTTTTGTATGATTTTTTTTATATCTTGAGTTCTATTTTTATTAGCAATTAATATATTATCTCCATTTTTTACTATAACTAAATCTTTTACTCCTAAAAGAGATATTGTGATATTTTCACCTATAACAATATTATCTGAAGAATCAAACTCTTTTACTTCGCAATACCTAACAATATTTCCTGAATCATTTTTTTCAAAAACTTCTTCTAATGCATTGAATGATCCTATATCATTCCACTCTATATCTACAGGTATAACTCTTATATTTTTAGAATACTCCATTATTCCAAAATCTATTGATATTTTTTCAAAATTTTCAAAATCATTACGCACTAAATTTGTAAGCTCTAATCCAAATATATCATCAGTCATTTTTTTTCTAATAGATTGAAATATTTCTGTATGCTCTTCCATTAAAACATCAAAGTTTTTAAAAATAGTTTCCGTTGTAAATATAAACATTCCTGAATTCCATAGATATTTTCCAGAAGCTACATAACTCTCTGCTGTTTCTAAATTTGGCTTTTCACGAAATCTTCTAACTTTATAAACTTCATTTAAAATTAGTTGACTCTCCTCTTTAACCTCTATATATCCATAACCTGTTTCAGGTTTATTTGGTTTTATCCCTAAAGTTACAATTATTCCATTATCTGAAGCTTCTTTTGCTCCTAGTTTCACAATATCTCTAAACTCAGCTTCTTTTTTTATTAAATGATCTGAGGCTAATACAACAACCTCTATTTTTTCGTTTTTGGTCAATTTATCCTTAAATCTATTTTCTATTACCAATGCCGAATAACCTATTGCTGCAGCTGTATCTTTAAAAGCTGGTTCTATTATAATATTTTCTTCTGGAATATCTTTCAACTCAGCTTTTATAGCTTTTGCCTGTAATTCATTTGTCGCAATAAATATATTCTCTCTCGGAATTATTGGTAATATTCTATCTACCGTTTCTCTTATCATTGTTTTATCTGAAAATATATTAAGTAACTGTTTTGGTTTCTTTGGTGTTGACAATGGCCAAAATCTCTCTCCACTTCCACCTGCCATTATTATTGCTGTTAACATTAATATGCCCCCTCTCTTGCTGCTACATTTTTAATCGTTTTTATGATAATTATTATATCAAGCCATAAACTCCAATTCCTATAGTAATACTCATCTAACACAAGTCTTTCATTGAAATCTGTTTCACTACGACCATGTGCTTGCCACATACCTGTTATACCGGGTTTTAATTTTATTATTTTATCATAGGCATTTCCCATATCATCTATCTCATTAAAAAGATATGGCCTTGGTCCTACAAAACTCATTTCTCCTTTTAATACATTTATAAATTGAGGAAATTCATCTAGAGAGGTTTTTCTTAAAAATACTCCAATTTTAGTTATTCTTGGATCATCTTTTAATTTTTTATGCTTTTTATATTCCTCTTTTAATTCAGGATTTTCTTCTAATAATTTTTTTAAAATATCATCAGCGCCTGTTATCATAGATCTATATTTATATATTTTTATTTTTTTCCCATCTAGCCCTATTCTATCTTGAGTAAAAAATATTCCATTTTTTCTTTCATTTTTTTCTGTTTTTATCCAAACTAAAATTGTTAGTGGAATTAATGAAAGGCAACCTATAAATCCTACAACAATGTCTAAAACTCTTTTTATAAACTTTCTTTTCTTGCTCAAATTAAGATTTTTACTGCTTATTAACATTATACTATCATAATCCTGAATTTCTGGTGTAACTGTAAAGGATCTATTAACTTTTGGAATAATTTTTATTCTTTTTACTTTTGAATAAACATTATCTAATATTGAATTAACATCTGAATCTGATATATTTGGAATAGCTATTATTATCTCTTGAACATTTTTTTTATTGACCTCTTCAATTAATATATCTTTACTTCCTAAAATTTTATCAACAGAAACTTTGTTTGTTTTATTCTTCCCAATATCTATAAATCCTAAAAAGTTATACATGGTAAATCTATTTTGTGAGATAACTTCTGAAAGTTCTTTAGCAACACTTCCAACTCCAACTATTACAACATTTTTTCTTAGATAATTCACAAATATTAACCTTATTAGTTTTGCCACAATAAAACTATAAGCTATAGCTATCGTACCTAGTAAGCAATACTTCCATAGCTCTCCTAAGCCATCTGTATGATAAACTATTATTGATATAATTACTAA
This region includes:
- a CDS encoding mannose-1-phosphate guanylyltransferase — translated: MLTAIIMAGGSGERFWPLSTPKKPKQLLNIFSDKTMIRETVDRILPIIPRENIFIATNELQAKAIKAELKDIPEENIIIEPAFKDTAAAIGYSALVIENRFKDKLTKNEKIEVVVLASDHLIKKEAEFRDIVKLGAKEASDNGIIVTLGIKPNKPETGYGYIEVKEESQLILNEVYKVRRFREKPNLETAESYVASGKYLWNSGMFIFTTETIFKNFDVLMEEHTEIFQSIRKKMTDDIFGLELTNLVRNDFENFEKISIDFGIMEYSKNIRVIPVDIEWNDIGSFNALEEVFEKNDSGNIVRYCEVKEFDSSDNIVIGENITISLLGVKDLVIVKNGDNILIANKNRTQDIKKIIQK
- a CDS encoding exopolysaccharide biosynthesis polyprenyl glycosylphosphotransferase encodes the protein MILLQYLMFRALCMYLDIPVNMRNVSFFLYVFLYLKEDIYSFKTCLIWEELKKQLKCYGEYLVIISIIVYHTDGLGELWKYCLLGTIAIAYSFIVAKLIRLIFVNYLRKNVVIVGVGSVAKELSEVISQNRFTMYNFLGFIDIGKNKTNKVSVDKILGSKDILIEEVNKKNVQEIIIAIPNISDSDVNSILDNVYSKVKRIKIIPKVNRSFTVTPEIQDYDSIMLISSKNLNLSKKRKFIKRVLDIVVGFIGCLSLIPLTILVWIKTEKNERKNGIFFTQDRIGLDGKKIKIYKYRSMITGADDILKKLLEENPELKEEYKKHKKLKDDPRITKIGVFLRKTSLDEFPQFINVLKGEMSFVGPRPYLFNEIDDMGNAYDKIIKLKPGITGMWQAHGRSETDFNERLVLDEYYYRNWSLWLDIIIIIKTIKNVAAREGAY
- a CDS encoding glycosyltransferase, yielding MRKVAIIHDWLVNYGGAERVVEAFLEIYPNADIYTLVYDEKKIGATFSKEKVKTTFIQKFPKATKIYTKLLPFMPYAFEELDLSEYDLVISSSSCCAKGVVTGPNTKHISYIHSPMRYAWDLYHDYKKRSGKLTSFFMSIFMKNLRQWDYTSSQRIDIILANSNYVAKRINKFWNRECQVVYPPVDIDRLSPNGKESEDFYVVFSRFVSYKRIDLAIEACKKLNRKLVVIGDGEQRDYLKSLANNNITFTGRISDEEVKDYLQRCKAMIFCAEEDFGIIPLEAQACGRPVIAYGKGGALETIEDKITGIFFDKQEIESVIEGILKFEKLKLCTRKIHEHAMKFSRERFKKEIERVVKNGLFK